The genome window AGCAGCGCCACCCGCCGCGCCGTTGGATGCTGCGCCATTGCCGCGCGCCAGGCATCCGCGATCGCGTCATGCCACTGGTCGACGCGCGCGCGATATTCCTCAATCGCGGGGTCGCGCACGGGCAAATCAAAGCCGACGATCTGCACCGCCTCATTGGTCAGCACCTCGTCGCAAATGCTGCGCCGCAGCGCCGCCAGATCATCCTTGCCTGCGCCCTTTTGCGGGATCAAGATCAGGTCTTGCGCGTTCATCGCCCGGATCGCTTGCAGCGTTAAATGCTCAGGGCTGCCGGTGCCGATGCCGATCAATGTCAGCTCAAGTTCACTCATCCCGGTATCCTCGCGATTGCCTTCAAACGCAGCCCACCCAACACCCGTGCATCAGGAAATTTCCCATCGGCGGAGGCGGCATAGAGCGTCACGAAGCGGCGCAGGTCATCCATGTCGGCTTCGGTGATCTCTCCGAACAGATAGGCCACCTTGCCCGGCGCGCGAAAGGCAACCGTCTGCGCCCGCGTGCAGCCTGACATACAGTCGATGCCCTCGACCTCCACGTCAGACAATCCGGCGCGGACAACGTGCAGAAAACCGCCATCGGCGGTGCAAGAGGTGCAAACGAAAGCCTTCACGCCTCGAACTCGGCCAGAGGCCCGTAAAAGATCAGCGCGGGCGTGGTGCTGCTGGCGCTCTCCAGATAGCTGGCCAGAGTTTCGATGGTGAACCGCTGCACCTTCTCCGCCGGGGTCGAAACCGCCTCGGCCAGCAGCGCGGGCGTGGTGCCAGGCAACCCGTGTTCGATCAATCGTGCGGCGAGGCCAGCAAAGGTGCGTTTGCCCATATAGACAACGGTGGTCGCCATCGGATCGGCCAAAGCGGCCATGTTCACGTCATGGGGCAATTCGCCCGTCACATCCGCGCCGGTAATGAACTGCACGCGCCGCGCTGTCATGCGGCGGGTCAGCGGAATGCCCGCGGTCGCAGCGGCGGCTGAGGCGGCGGTGACACCTGGTACGATCTCGAAAGGGATATCCGCCGCGCGCAGCGCAATGATTTCTTCCTCCAGCCGTCCGAACATGCCGCTATCCCCGGATTTCAACCGCACAACATTCAGCCCGGCCTGAGCATGATCGACCAAGACCCGGCTCACATGGTCTTGCTTGGGCGAGGCACGCCCGGCCCGTTTGCCGACGCCGATCAAGTCCGCATCGGGCCGCGCGTGCTCCAAGATCGGGCCTGCGCTGAGGTCGTCAAACAGCACCACATCCGCCGCCTGCAACCGCGCCACGGCCTTGACGGTCAGCAGTTCCGGATCACCGGGGCCGGAAGAAACGAAGGAAACAAAGCCCCCCATCACAGCGCCGCAATCATGTGAAAGAAGGTGCCCGTGGCACGTCCGCCGCCCGCGAACTCACGCACCGAACCGGTCTCGGGCACCTCAAGGTCATTGGCGTCGGTGATCCGGGCCAGCGGGGCGTCGGGCTCGGCAAGGATCGTGGCATAGTGGAACTCATGGCCCCGCAATTCGGCCCGCGCCGAATAACCGGGGATCGGCGCGTTGAGGTCGGCCTGACGGTAGCCCAGATGCATTTTGCGCTTGGCAAAGGATGTCTCCAGCCCCAAGAGGCCCACCATCTCGTGCCGCGTGCCTTCTTTGTCGATGATGCCTGCACCCATCGCCATATAGCCCCCGCATTCCCCGTGCACGGGGCGGGTTTCGGCAAAGTCGCGCAGCCCTTTGCGGAAGTGCGCAGCGGCGGCGAGTTTCCCTGCATGAAGCTCAGGATAGCCGCCGGGCAGCCAGCAGCAGTCGGCGCTGTCGTCGGGGGTTTCATCCGCCAGCGGGGAGAAGGGCAGAATCTCAGCCCCCGCCGCGCGCCATCCCGCCAGCAAATGCGGATAGACAAAGGCAAAGGCATTGTCCTGCGCCAGCGCGATGCGCTGTCCGGGCGGGGTGATCTTTGCGGGCGCGGGCGGGTTCTGCAAGGT of Sulfitobacter sp. DSM 110093 contains these proteins:
- the cobA gene encoding uroporphyrinogen-III C-methyltransferase; translated protein: MGGFVSFVSSGPGDPELLTVKAVARLQAADVVLFDDLSAGPILEHARPDADLIGVGKRAGRASPKQDHVSRVLVDHAQAGLNVVRLKSGDSGMFGRLEEEIIALRAADIPFEIVPGVTAASAAAATAGIPLTRRMTARRVQFITGADVTGELPHDVNMAALADPMATTVVYMGKRTFAGLAARLIEHGLPGTTPALLAEAVSTPAEKVQRFTIETLASYLESASSTTPALIFYGPLAEFEA
- a CDS encoding DUF1636 domain-containing protein, translating into MKAFVCTSCTADGGFLHVVRAGLSDVEVEGIDCMSGCTRAQTVAFRAPGKVAYLFGEITEADMDDLRRFVTLYAASADGKFPDARVLGGLRLKAIARIPG